The Methanospirillum lacunae genome segment TTTGGGCTCCGGCCGAGTGAACTCAACGGAACCTCACTCATGAGTTATATCCATCCCGAGGATCTCCCCAGAGTGTATTCCTGCAGTAAGGCACTATTGTCAGTTCCGGAAGTATGCCGCATCCGATACCGGCTCAAAAATAGTCTTGGTGATTATCGCTGGGTTGAATCTGTTTTTACATCAACTTTTCGATCAGATGGCACATTTGGCGTTATGATGGCATCAACGAGGGAGATGGATACTATTGTCAGAGCAGAACAGGCAGCCAGGGGTGCAAATGCCAAGCTCAATCTGCTCAACGGGATTATCAGGCATGATATCATTAACCAACTGACAGGATTGATTGGGTACCTTGATATCCTCTCAGAACTTGTTGAGGGTGATGATGCACAGATGCTGATATCCAAGGAACAGGACATTGTTGCAAATATCCAATCCCTGGTTAATCTTACCCGCGATTATCAGGGAATTGGTCTTTACCCGCCTGATTTCATCGATATAGATGCAGTTGTGTACAAAGTTCTCTCCAGGCGTGAATTTGCAGGACGGATCAGATCAGAGAGGTCTCTTGACGGGCTCTCAATATATGCTGACCGGATGCTGGAGCAGGTAATGTTTGAGATCGTCTCAAACAGTCTAGATCTTGGGGGTGATCAGGTGATGATCAGATTCAGGTATACCATCACTGATGATGGTCTTACTCTGATTATTGAAGACAACGGGCCTGGTATTGCAGATACAGAAAAGGAACGTATCTTTTCAAGGGCTGGTCAGAATTGTTTAGGCCACGGCCTCTATATGGCAACCACGATTCTTGATATCACCGGAATTCAGATCAGGGAGACCGGGATTGCCGGCCA includes the following:
- a CDS encoding PAS domain-containing sensor histidine kinase, encoding MNRFTGCKPSIRPGALPPAGTIYQICSDDTGTLVVTGITPCLDESSISLPQLLDILVPRQAMDVIRGLVSEASDPGEILPGYVPTGQEGKDIKIVLTRLSDNTVSVVWGGLVSSAGGSEPIHLGHGDTPDVISRHDRDFIFGSATPSSISLFGLRPSELNGTSLMSYIHPEDLPRVYSCSKALLSVPEVCRIRYRLKNSLGDYRWVESVFTSTFRSDGTFGVMMASTREMDTIVRAEQAARGANAKLNLLNGIIRHDIINQLTGLIGYLDILSELVEGDDAQMLISKEQDIVANIQSLVNLTRDYQGIGLYPPDFIDIDAVVYKVLSRREFAGRIRSERSLDGLSIYADRMLEQVMFEIVSNSLDLGGDQVMIRFRYTITDDGLTLIIEDNGPGIADTEKERIFSRAGQNCLGHGLYMATTILDITGIQIRETGIAGQGARFEILVPRDGYRLTSA